A window of the Streptomyces albireticuli genome harbors these coding sequences:
- a CDS encoding GAF domain-containing sensor histidine kinase — translation MSTTADHQHAAQRPHLREPDRIRGLLDAVMSLGRGLELPQVLRGIVEAAVTLTDAEYGALGVVGDQQKLSEFLTVGMSEELEARIGRTPCGRGILGELIRNPVPLRLTDLSRHPHSYGFPSNHPPMRTFLGVPVRVRDEVFGNLYLTEKRGGAAFDEDDEAVLTTLSIAAGVAIDNARMYHESRRRERWLEALGEITRSLLSGTAAGDVLHLIAERAMEVASADHAAVLLPGGPAGTDPNVLTVEVSHGHGASRVDGLAVPAEGSLAGLAARSGRPVASSDVRVDPRAHPMEAGEEHGEDLCGPTVSVPLQIDAGASGALRLSRLAGRPAFDDTEVKLISGFADQAAIALELARRRAESEDLAVLHDRDRIARDLHDLAIQRLFATGMTLQSATRLIDRPEAAERVGRAVGDLDTTIQIIRSTIFGLRATGDGTSGPSLRRSMAETAQAAGRTLGFPPSLRIEGPVDTNVPGELAEQVLAVTAEALSNVARHARARRVEVVLTVGDEVTLSVSDDGVGLGDGEAPGRQHAGGLANMRSRAELHGGVFSVSSGAEGGTRVRWSAPLPE, via the coding sequence ATGTCCACAACCGCAGATCACCAGCACGCGGCGCAGAGGCCTCACCTTCGCGAACCGGACCGGATACGCGGTCTCCTCGACGCCGTCATGAGCCTCGGCCGCGGTCTCGAACTGCCGCAGGTGCTCCGGGGGATCGTCGAGGCGGCCGTCACGCTCACCGACGCCGAGTACGGCGCGCTCGGCGTCGTCGGCGACCAGCAGAAGCTGTCGGAGTTCCTGACCGTCGGCATGTCCGAGGAGCTGGAGGCGCGGATAGGCCGGACGCCGTGCGGGCGGGGCATCCTCGGCGAGCTCATCCGCAACCCCGTGCCGCTGCGCCTCACCGACCTCTCGCGGCATCCGCACAGCTACGGCTTCCCGTCCAACCACCCCCCGATGCGCACCTTCCTCGGGGTGCCCGTCCGCGTCCGGGACGAGGTCTTCGGCAACCTCTACCTCACCGAGAAGCGCGGCGGCGCCGCCTTCGACGAGGACGACGAGGCCGTCCTGACCACCCTGTCCATCGCGGCCGGCGTCGCCATCGACAACGCCCGGATGTACCACGAGAGCCGCCGCCGCGAGCGCTGGCTGGAGGCGCTGGGTGAGATCACCCGCAGCCTGCTCTCCGGCACCGCCGCCGGTGACGTCCTGCACCTGATCGCCGAGCGGGCCATGGAGGTCGCGAGCGCCGACCACGCCGCCGTCCTGCTGCCCGGCGGACCGGCCGGGACGGACCCGAACGTGCTGACCGTCGAGGTCTCCCACGGCCACGGCGCGAGCCGCGTCGACGGCCTCGCCGTACCGGCCGAAGGCTCGCTGGCAGGCCTCGCCGCCCGCAGCGGGCGGCCCGTGGCCAGCTCCGACGTCCGGGTGGATCCCCGGGCCCACCCCATGGAGGCCGGCGAGGAGCACGGCGAGGACCTCTGCGGGCCCACCGTCTCCGTACCGCTCCAGATCGACGCCGGGGCCTCCGGTGCCCTGCGGCTGAGCCGGCTCGCCGGCCGGCCCGCGTTCGACGACACCGAGGTCAAGCTGATCTCGGGCTTCGCCGACCAGGCCGCGATCGCCCTCGAACTCGCCCGGCGGCGCGCGGAGTCGGAGGACCTCGCCGTCCTGCACGACCGTGACCGCATCGCCCGCGACCTGCACGACCTCGCCATCCAGCGGCTCTTCGCCACCGGGATGACGCTCCAGAGCGCGACCCGGCTCATCGACCGCCCCGAGGCCGCCGAGCGGGTCGGCCGGGCCGTCGGCGACCTGGACACCACCATCCAGATCATCCGGTCGACCATCTTCGGGCTGCGTGCCACGGGCGACGGCACGAGCGGGCCGAGCCTGCGCCGGAGCATGGCCGAGACCGCGCAGGCCGCCGGGCGGACGCTCGGCTTCCCGCCGTCGCTGCGGATCGAGGGGCCGGTGGACACGAACGTTCCCGGCGAACTGGCCGAGCAGGTGCTGGCGGTGACTGCGGAGGCCCTCAGCAATGTGGCGCGGCACGCGCGGGCCCGGCGGGTCGAGGTGGTGCTCACCGTGGGGGACGAGGTGACGCTGTCCGTGTCGGACGACGGCGTGGGGCTGGGCGACGGCGAGGCTCCGGGGCGTCAGCACGCGGGCGGGCTGGCGAACATGCGGTCGCGGGCGGAGCTGCACGGTGGGGTGTTCTCGGTGTCGTCGGGGGCCGAGGGCGGCACGCGGGTCCGCTGGAGTGCGCCGTTGCCGGAGTGA
- a CDS encoding response regulator: protein MDQNTSPAPPLRVFVLDDHEVVRRGVRDLLEAEPDIEVVGEAATGREALARVPAVRPDVAVLDVRLGERPGSGGGDHEGVEVCRELRARMPDLRCLMLTSFDDDEALFDAIMAGAAGYVLKQINGSELVTAVRTVATGKSMLDPRTASRVMARLRAPQESPAAPETAPGSGASELDSLSPRERQILELIGEGLTNRQIADRLFLAEKTVKNRISSLLAKLGVGRRVQAAVIAGRVRGERER, encoded by the coding sequence ATGGATCAAAACACCTCGCCCGCCCCGCCGTTGCGCGTCTTCGTCCTCGACGACCACGAAGTGGTGCGCCGAGGGGTGCGGGACCTCCTGGAAGCGGAACCGGACATCGAGGTCGTGGGCGAGGCCGCCACCGGCCGCGAGGCCCTCGCCCGGGTCCCGGCCGTCCGCCCGGACGTGGCCGTCCTCGACGTACGGCTCGGGGAACGCCCCGGCAGCGGCGGCGGCGACCACGAGGGCGTGGAGGTCTGCCGTGAACTCCGCGCCAGGATGCCTGATCTGCGCTGTCTGATGCTGACGTCGTTCGACGACGACGAGGCGCTCTTCGACGCCATCATGGCGGGCGCCGCGGGCTATGTGCTCAAGCAGATCAACGGCTCGGAGCTGGTGACGGCCGTACGTACGGTCGCCACCGGCAAGTCGATGCTCGACCCGCGCACGGCGTCCCGCGTCATGGCCCGCCTGCGCGCCCCCCAGGAGTCCCCGGCGGCACCGGAGACCGCCCCGGGCTCCGGCGCCTCGGAACTGGACAGCCTCTCGCCCCGCGAGCGGCAGATCCTGGAACTCATCGGCGAGGGCCTGACCAACCGGCAGATAGCCGACCGCCTGTTCCTGGCCGAGAAGACGGTCAAGAACCGCATCTCGTCCCTGCTGGCGAAGCTGGGGGTGGGACGGCGCGTACAGGCGGCGGTGATCGCGGGACGGGTACGGGGGGAGCGGGAGCGTTGA
- a CDS encoding globin domain-containing protein → MTTVDAQYHALLARHDAMRLRRQLLSPDRRPESGGGTRPARVAHPSYDGAADQELILRHLHLATPFDVLIAHLYEAMFAHHPYLRSLFPSSMEFQRKHLEAIFRYLIENLHRSDEVAREFTRLGRDHRKLGVRPVHYETFESALCEALRRTAGTAWHRELEGAWVRMLRFAVGAMVEGAEAALAEPPDWPATVTAHEPRRPDLAVLRVRAHEPYPYRAGQYASVASPLLPQAWRQYSLATAPRPDGELEFHVRQTCTGGVSEALVTHTAVGDTLRVGPPAGTMTLDDEGAAPARDLLLVASGIGWAAAKSLLEELAGRRMGGRSVHLFLGADDLAGLYDAGPVAELERRRPWLRVVPVLGTGPAADPYRPLADAVARRGDWSDHLAYVSGPPAMVAATVARLAGTHLPADRVRHDPLPDAP, encoded by the coding sequence GTGACCACCGTCGACGCCCAGTACCACGCGCTACTGGCCCGGCACGACGCGATGCGCCTGCGCCGGCAACTCCTGTCCCCCGACCGGCGGCCCGAGAGCGGTGGCGGCACGCGCCCCGCCCGGGTCGCTCACCCCTCCTACGACGGCGCCGCCGACCAGGAGCTGATCCTGCGTCACCTCCACCTGGCGACGCCCTTCGACGTCCTGATCGCCCACCTCTACGAGGCGATGTTCGCGCACCACCCCTACCTGCGATCGCTGTTCCCCTCCTCGATGGAGTTCCAGCGCAAGCACCTGGAGGCGATCTTCCGCTACCTGATCGAGAACCTGCACCGGTCCGACGAGGTGGCCAGGGAGTTCACCCGGCTCGGCCGTGACCACCGCAAACTGGGCGTACGGCCGGTGCACTACGAGACGTTCGAATCCGCCCTGTGCGAGGCGCTGCGCCGCACGGCGGGGACCGCGTGGCACAGGGAGCTGGAGGGGGCGTGGGTGCGCATGCTGCGCTTCGCCGTGGGCGCCATGGTCGAGGGCGCGGAGGCCGCGCTCGCCGAGCCCCCGGACTGGCCGGCCACCGTCACGGCCCACGAGCCGCGCCGCCCGGACCTCGCCGTCCTGCGCGTACGCGCCCACGAGCCGTACCCCTACCGCGCCGGGCAGTACGCGTCCGTCGCCTCCCCCTTACTGCCCCAGGCCTGGCGGCAGTACTCGCTGGCCACGGCGCCCCGGCCGGACGGCGAGCTGGAGTTCCATGTGCGACAGACCTGTACGGGCGGGGTGAGCGAGGCCCTGGTGACGCACACCGCCGTCGGTGACACGCTGCGCGTCGGGCCCCCCGCCGGGACGATGACGCTCGACGACGAGGGCGCCGCGCCCGCCCGCGACCTGCTGCTGGTCGCGAGCGGCATCGGCTGGGCGGCGGCGAAGTCGCTGCTGGAGGAGCTGGCCGGGCGCCGGATGGGCGGGCGGAGCGTGCACCTCTTCCTCGGGGCCGACGACCTGGCCGGGCTCTACGACGCGGGCCCCGTGGCCGAGCTGGAGCGCCGCCGCCCGTGGCTGCGCGTGGTCCCGGTGCTCGGTACCGGCCCGGCGGCGGACCCGTACCGTCCGCTGGCCGACGCGGTGGCCCGGCGCGGTGACTGGTCGGACCACCTCGCCTACGTCAGCGGGCCGCCCGCGATGGTCGCCGCGACCGTCGCCCGGCTGGCCGGTACGCACCTGCCCGCCGACCGCGTCCGGCACGATCCGCTGCCGGACGCCCCCTGA
- a CDS encoding DUF5988 family protein, with the protein MSKAPKALLEGGPDELPARIVEITPPGIELKIPFRGGYEHFKATSRYEETGEGRLPVYEWWERTEIAE; encoded by the coding sequence ATGAGCAAAGCGCCCAAAGCACTTCTCGAAGGCGGTCCGGACGAGCTGCCCGCGCGGATCGTGGAGATCACTCCGCCGGGGATCGAGCTGAAGATTCCGTTCCGGGGTGGGTACGAGCATTTCAAGGCGACGTCCCGGTACGAGGAGACGGGGGAGGGGCGGTTGCCGGTGTACGAGTGGTGGGAGCGGACGGAGATCGCGGAGTAG
- a CDS encoding LysR family transcriptional regulator — translation MSEPGLTVPELRVLVAVEEEGGFTAAAARLGLTQSAVSHAVRSGERKLGAVLFDRGRHGARPTPAGTRAAGHARRVLRLLETMAAEVRGAGRTAETVDGPVRIAAFRSAAAHLLPAALARLTARHPGIAPEVRIVRELGRGTAGEVADGRADLGIATLGGTDPLPRGLLSATVVTEPYFLVHPVGHPAPRTLPLIDWMENCGSYTRAWWAGQDWIPPVTVDAEDDSVVLSMVAQGMGMAIMPALALMSAPRSVTITDLGEGRPTRGVGYVTTPEMVRVGAVRELIRELRGVELGEVPVGV, via the coding sequence ATGAGCGAACCCGGACTCACCGTCCCCGAACTGCGTGTCCTCGTCGCCGTCGAGGAGGAGGGCGGCTTCACGGCCGCCGCGGCCCGGCTCGGGCTGACCCAGTCGGCGGTCTCGCACGCCGTGCGCAGCGGTGAACGGAAGCTCGGCGCCGTCCTCTTCGACCGCGGCCGCCACGGTGCCCGTCCCACACCCGCCGGGACCCGGGCCGCCGGCCACGCCCGCCGCGTCCTGCGCCTGCTGGAGACGATGGCGGCGGAGGTCCGGGGCGCGGGCCGGACCGCGGAGACCGTCGACGGCCCGGTCCGGATCGCCGCCTTCCGCAGCGCCGCCGCCCATCTGCTGCCCGCCGCGCTGGCCCGGCTCACCGCCCGCCACCCGGGGATCGCCCCCGAGGTGCGGATCGTCCGCGAACTGGGCCGGGGTACGGCGGGTGAGGTCGCCGACGGCCGCGCCGACCTCGGCATCGCCACGCTGGGCGGCACCGACCCGCTCCCGCGCGGCCTGCTGTCGGCGACGGTCGTCACGGAGCCGTACTTCCTGGTCCACCCCGTGGGCCACCCGGCGCCGCGCACCCTGCCGCTGATCGACTGGATGGAGAACTGCGGTTCGTACACCCGCGCGTGGTGGGCTGGCCAGGACTGGATCCCGCCGGTCACCGTCGACGCGGAGGACGACAGCGTCGTCCTGTCGATGGTCGCCCAGGGCATGGGCATGGCCATCATGCCCGCGCTCGCCCTCATGTCGGCCCCGAGATCGGTGACGATCACGGACCTGGGGGAGGGGCGGCCCACGCGGGGGGTCGGCTATGTGACGACGCCGGAGATGGTGCGGGTGGGGGCGGTGCGGGAGCTGATCCGTGAGCTGCGGGGGGTGGAGCTGGGGGAGGTGCCGGTGGGGGTGTAG
- a CDS encoding NADP-dependent oxidoreductase, producing MTSTFRAVQQISRPHGMPVPGDFAFVEGPVPEVVPGTALVENLYLSVDPYMREAMDAEWELGRPLEGRSIGRVVASRDPGLAVGDLVFHRAGWRTHALVSAAEGARVLPRHAGVPVSSYLGLLGGTGLSAYVALTRIARLQPGETVFISAAAGGVGSAAGRLARLLGAGRVIGSAGSPAKVAHLTGPLGFDAAFDYHDGPVGEQLAKAAPDGIDVYVDNVGGGHLEGAISAMRDHGRIAWCGAVAQYNSAEPPPAPRNLYDIVEKSIRLEGFLVRKHGDAQAELEDFLVPHLQAGRVAQDETVVEGFDGVVDAFLGVLRGRNTGKMLVKVGD from the coding sequence ATGACCAGCACCTTTCGCGCAGTTCAGCAGATCTCCCGCCCGCACGGCATGCCGGTGCCCGGCGACTTCGCCTTCGTCGAGGGGCCGGTGCCGGAGGTCGTGCCCGGCACCGCCCTCGTGGAGAACCTCTATCTGTCCGTCGACCCGTACATGCGGGAGGCGATGGACGCGGAGTGGGAGCTGGGGCGCCCGCTGGAGGGCCGCTCGATCGGCCGCGTCGTCGCGTCCCGCGACCCGGGGCTCGCGGTCGGCGACCTCGTCTTCCACCGGGCGGGGTGGCGTACGCACGCGCTGGTGAGCGCGGCGGAGGGGGCGCGGGTGCTGCCCCGGCACGCGGGGGTGCCGGTCAGCTCGTACCTCGGGCTGCTCGGCGGTACGGGCCTGAGCGCGTACGTCGCCCTCACCCGGATCGCCCGGCTCCAGCCCGGCGAGACGGTCTTCATCTCGGCCGCGGCGGGCGGCGTGGGCAGCGCGGCCGGCCGGCTGGCCAGGCTGCTGGGCGCGGGGCGGGTGATCGGCAGCGCGGGTTCGCCCGCGAAGGTCGCGCACCTCACCGGCCCGCTGGGCTTCGACGCCGCCTTCGACTACCACGACGGCCCGGTCGGCGAGCAGCTCGCGAAGGCCGCCCCGGACGGCATCGACGTCTATGTGGACAACGTCGGGGGCGGGCACCTGGAGGGCGCGATCTCGGCCATGCGCGACCACGGGCGGATCGCCTGGTGCGGCGCGGTCGCCCAGTACAACAGCGCGGAGCCGCCGCCGGCGCCGCGCAACCTCTACGACATCGTCGAGAAGAGCATCCGCCTGGAGGGCTTCCTCGTCCGCAAGCACGGTGACGCGCAGGCCGAACTGGAGGACTTCCTGGTCCCGCACCTCCAGGCGGGCCGGGTGGCGCAGGACGAGACGGTCGTCGAGGGGTTCGACGGCGTGGTGGACGCCTTCCTGGGCGTGCTGCGGGGCCGCAACACCGGGAAGATGCTGGTCAAGGTCGGGGACTGA
- a CDS encoding VOC family protein, with product MAALSEGTPCWADAMFTDVEGAKSFYGDLLGWTFAESSAEFGNYTQAYSDGKAVAAVVPPMPGQADPVSAWCLYLASPDAAATAKKIGDNGGEVVMGPMRVGDFGSMVLAKDPGGVTFGVWQAGTHEGFEKRGETGSFCWAEVFTRQPGKADTFFPAVFPYRTQRMEDPGIDFKVFNQGDDTVLGRMAMTEEFPPEIPPFINIYFAVADCDAAVEKATKGGGELKFGPMSTPFGRFAALHDPQGAAFSVIDMSKTEGEMPRMTDA from the coding sequence ATGGCCGCGCTATCGGAAGGCACGCCGTGCTGGGCCGACGCGATGTTCACGGACGTGGAAGGCGCGAAAAGCTTCTACGGCGATCTGCTGGGCTGGACTTTCGCCGAGAGCTCGGCGGAGTTCGGCAATTACACGCAGGCGTACTCGGACGGCAAAGCGGTGGCCGCGGTGGTGCCGCCGATGCCGGGCCAGGCGGACCCCGTGTCGGCCTGGTGCCTGTACCTCGCCTCGCCGGACGCCGCCGCCACCGCCAAGAAGATCGGTGACAACGGCGGCGAGGTGGTGATGGGGCCGATGCGGGTCGGCGACTTCGGCTCGATGGTGCTCGCGAAGGACCCCGGCGGGGTGACCTTCGGCGTCTGGCAGGCGGGCACCCACGAGGGCTTCGAGAAGCGGGGCGAGACCGGATCCTTCTGCTGGGCCGAGGTGTTCACCCGGCAGCCCGGGAAGGCCGACACCTTCTTCCCGGCCGTCTTCCCGTACCGCACCCAGCGCATGGAGGACCCCGGCATCGACTTCAAGGTCTTCAACCAGGGTGACGACACCGTCCTGGGCCGGATGGCGATGACGGAGGAATTCCCGCCCGAGATACCGCCGTTCATCAACATCTACTTCGCCGTCGCGGACTGCGACGCCGCCGTGGAGAAGGCGACGAAGGGCGGCGGAGAGCTGAAGTTCGGGCCGATGAGCACCCCGTTCGGCCGGTTCGCGGCGCTGCACGACCCCCAAGGGGCGGCGTTCTCCGTGATCGACATGTCGAAGACGGAAGGGGAGATGCCGCGGATGACGGACGCGTAG
- a CDS encoding MFS transporter: MVNQFTINLGFYMLMPYLAQHLSGSLGMAAWTVGLVLGVRNFSQQGMFFVGGTLADRFGYKPLIVSGLVLRVAGFAVLGLVDTLPALLAASAATGLAGALFNPAVRAYLAQDAGERRVEAFALFNVFYQAGILLGPLVGVLLTGVSFRLTCLVAAAVFAVLSAVQLRALPAAASPAAAPGESVASVLAQWRTVVANRAFLLFSLAMIGSYALSFQVYLALPLEVRRVAGDEGTGTVGVGLLFAASGLATVVGQTRLTAWCRRRLGAGPALVAGLAALGAAFLPPLAATAAPVPDGGPALWALAVLPPLASALLLALGTMLAYPFEMDTIVALAGNRYVATHYGLYNTICGIGITLGNLLTGAALDAARSAGAPALPWIALTAVGGGCAVAVLALHRTGRLTGTPLARPAAG; encoded by the coding sequence ATGGTGAATCAGTTCACCATCAACCTGGGCTTCTACATGCTCATGCCCTACCTCGCCCAGCACCTCTCGGGGAGTCTGGGCATGGCCGCGTGGACCGTCGGACTGGTCCTGGGCGTACGGAACTTCAGCCAGCAGGGCATGTTCTTCGTCGGCGGCACCCTCGCCGACCGGTTCGGCTACAAGCCCCTCATCGTCTCGGGGCTGGTGCTGCGTGTCGCCGGCTTCGCCGTCCTCGGGCTCGTCGACACCCTGCCCGCGCTGCTGGCGGCCTCGGCGGCCACCGGGCTCGCGGGCGCGCTGTTCAACCCCGCCGTACGGGCGTACCTGGCGCAGGACGCCGGGGAGCGGCGGGTGGAGGCGTTCGCGCTGTTCAACGTCTTCTACCAGGCGGGGATCCTGCTCGGCCCGCTCGTCGGCGTCCTGCTCACCGGGGTGAGCTTCCGGCTGACCTGCCTGGTCGCCGCGGCCGTCTTCGCCGTCCTGTCGGCGGTGCAGCTGCGCGCCCTGCCCGCGGCCGCGTCCCCGGCGGCGGCCCCCGGGGAGTCCGTCGCCTCGGTGCTGGCGCAGTGGCGCACGGTCGTCGCCAACCGGGCCTTCCTGCTGTTCTCCCTCGCGATGATCGGCTCGTACGCCCTGTCGTTCCAGGTCTACCTGGCGCTCCCGCTGGAGGTCCGCCGGGTGGCGGGCGACGAGGGCACCGGCACCGTCGGCGTGGGGCTGCTGTTCGCCGCCTCCGGGCTGGCCACGGTCGTGGGGCAGACGCGGCTGACGGCCTGGTGCCGGCGGCGGCTGGGCGCCGGGCCGGCGCTCGTCGCCGGGCTGGCGGCGCTCGGGGCGGCCTTCCTGCCCCCGCTGGCCGCCACGGCGGCGCCGGTGCCGGACGGCGGGCCCGCGCTCTGGGCGCTGGCCGTCCTGCCGCCGCTGGCCTCCGCGCTGCTGCTGGCGCTGGGCACGATGCTCGCGTACCCCTTCGAGATGGACACGATCGTCGCCCTGGCCGGGAACCGCTACGTGGCCACCCACTACGGCCTCTACAACACCATCTGCGGCATCGGCATCACCCTCGGCAACCTCCTCACGGGCGCCGCCCTGGACGCCGCGCGCTCCGCCGGGGCGCCCGCCCTGCCGTGGATCGCGCTCACGGCCGTGGGCGGCGGCTGCGCCGTGGCCGTCCTCGCCCTGCACCGCACCGGCCGGCTGACGGGCACGCCCTTGGCCCGGCCTGCAGCGGGGTGA
- a CDS encoding DUF6126 family protein — protein MESEKWQQKQVALRVLVYVFVTHLFAGFIWLLFYLGGHADK, from the coding sequence GTGGAGAGCGAGAAGTGGCAGCAGAAGCAGGTCGCCCTGCGGGTGCTGGTCTACGTCTTCGTCACCCACCTCTTCGCGGGCTTCATCTGGCTACTGTTCTACCTCGGCGGCCACGCCGACAAGTGA
- a CDS encoding AraC family transcriptional regulator encodes MDPFDDLLRGVRANGALFGGSVLSPPWALRFTGDAYLTLCVPLRGEGWIVPGGGGEPRRIRVGDGAIVRGPEPFVFTDDPASAPRPGLTREIRCGEPGAPEGGDGSTDGRTVLMAGAYRVRGEVPRRLLRVLPPVVVVPDDEDCSGMRAYLEAQLAAVRPGRQIVVDRLLDWLLVCTLRDWFDRPEAARPAWYRALGDDAVGPALRAMHDEPGRPWTLASLAAEAGVSRSTFAKRFNDLLAEPPLAYLTEWRMALAADLLAEPGATIAGVARRVGYADAFGFSAAFKRVRGTSPSAHRAAVTVMPAAALSGSLVGVAAEVEQ; translated from the coding sequence ATGGACCCGTTCGACGATCTGTTGCGAGGTGTGCGCGCCAACGGCGCCCTGTTCGGCGGCTCGGTGCTGTCCCCGCCGTGGGCGCTGCGCTTCACCGGCGACGCCTATCTGACGCTGTGCGTGCCGCTGCGCGGCGAGGGGTGGATCGTCCCGGGCGGTGGCGGGGAGCCGCGCCGGATCCGGGTGGGGGACGGGGCGATCGTGCGCGGCCCCGAGCCGTTCGTGTTCACCGACGACCCGGCGTCGGCCCCCCGGCCGGGGCTGACGCGGGAGATCCGGTGCGGCGAGCCGGGCGCCCCTGAGGGCGGCGACGGGTCGACGGACGGCCGTACGGTCCTGATGGCGGGCGCGTACCGGGTGCGGGGCGAGGTGCCGCGCCGGCTGCTGCGGGTGCTGCCGCCGGTCGTCGTCGTGCCGGACGACGAGGACTGCTCGGGGATGCGCGCCTATCTGGAGGCCCAGTTGGCCGCCGTCCGCCCGGGGCGGCAGATCGTGGTGGACCGGCTGCTGGACTGGCTGCTGGTGTGCACCCTGCGGGACTGGTTCGACCGCCCGGAGGCCGCGCGCCCCGCCTGGTACCGGGCGCTCGGCGACGACGCCGTGGGCCCCGCGCTGCGGGCCATGCACGACGAGCCGGGCCGGCCCTGGACCCTCGCCTCGCTGGCCGCGGAGGCCGGGGTCTCCCGCTCCACGTTCGCCAAGCGCTTCAACGACCTGCTGGCCGAGCCCCCGCTGGCGTACCTCACGGAGTGGCGGATGGCGCTGGCGGCGGACCTGCTGGCCGAGCCGGGCGCGACGATCGCGGGGGTGGCCCGGCGGGTCGGGTACGCGGACGCCTTCGGCTTCAGCGCCGCCTTCAAGCGCGTGCGCGGTACGAGCCCGAGCGCGCACCGGGCGGCGGTGACGGTGATGCCCGCGGCGGCGCTGTCCGGCTCACTTGTCGGCGTGGCCGCCGAGGTAGAACAGTAG
- a CDS encoding NAD(P)H-binding protein, which produces MTTTKNTADKTASKNSEVSTGSTGSTGSTGSTGSTETVLVLGATGKTGRRLVRRLRADGVPVRAASRSGEVRFDWAEPATWADALTGATAAYVIASDEHPDAVGPFVEQAVAAGVGRFVVLSGRGIDLVGPDFGQGMAAAERAVRESGARWSVIRPNNFAQNFDEDLWREPLRDGRLALPIGDVHEPFVDADDVAEVAAALLTQDGHDGQVYELSGPRGLSFREAAEQIARAAGHPITYVELTPEEYEADLRASGWPEAAVKAFSALFALHRTGVTAAPVDGVRRVLGREAASFEAYVERGVGAGAWS; this is translated from the coding sequence ATGACGACGACGAAGAACACAGCGGACAAGACGGCCTCCAAGAACTCCGAGGTCTCCACGGGCTCCACGGGCTCCACGGGCTCCACGGGCTCCACGGGCTCCACGGAAACGGTCCTGGTGCTCGGCGCGACCGGGAAGACGGGCCGCCGCCTGGTGCGCCGGCTGCGCGCGGACGGCGTGCCCGTACGGGCCGCTTCCCGCTCCGGCGAGGTGCGCTTCGACTGGGCGGAACCGGCCACCTGGGCGGACGCGTTGACGGGCGCGACGGCGGCCTACGTCATCGCCTCCGACGAACACCCGGACGCCGTGGGCCCCTTCGTCGAGCAGGCCGTGGCCGCCGGCGTCGGCCGCTTCGTGGTCCTGTCCGGGCGCGGCATCGACCTCGTGGGCCCGGACTTCGGGCAGGGCATGGCCGCCGCGGAGCGCGCCGTACGCGAGTCCGGCGCCCGGTGGTCGGTCATCCGCCCCAACAACTTCGCCCAGAACTTCGACGAGGACCTCTGGCGCGAGCCGCTCCGCGACGGCCGCCTCGCCCTGCCCATCGGCGACGTCCACGAGCCCTTCGTCGACGCCGACGACGTCGCGGAGGTCGCGGCGGCCCTGCTCACCCAGGACGGGCACGACGGGCAGGTGTACGAGCTGTCGGGCCCGCGCGGCCTGTCCTTCCGCGAGGCGGCCGAGCAGATCGCGCGCGCCGCGGGCCACCCGATCACGTACGTGGAACTGACCCCGGAGGAGTACGAGGCGGACCTGCGGGCCTCCGGCTGGCCGGAAGCGGCGGTGAAGGCGTTCAGCGCGCTGTTCGCGCTGCATCGCACGGGGGTGACGGCCGCGCCGGTGGACGGGGTGCGGCGGGTGCTGGGGCGCGAGGCGGCGTCGTTCGAGGCGTATGTGGAGCGGGGGGTTGGGGCGGGGGCTTGGTCCTGA